The Lathyrus oleraceus cultivar Zhongwan6 chromosome 5, CAAS_Psat_ZW6_1.0, whole genome shotgun sequence genome includes the window GGATCATATCATTTCTTTTACAACAGTAATTCAGTTCAAAAGTAAAAAGTTACGGGAAAAAACGCAAACAGAAAACACGATATTTGTTCTTTCTACCTTGTCTAACCTTAATGCTTCATTCTTTTGTTTCAAGTACACAATCCGTATACGAAAAATGAAACTTTTAACGGAAAATATGTGAAGTTCTTTCTGGTTATATTCCTAATGAATGTTCTAAGTACTGCAGTTCTTTCTGGTTAGATTCTACATGGAATATATTCTGCATAAGAAAGTTGTGATTATAATTCTTGGTTTAGAAGAGTATATACTAAATTCTCTACCTATATCAATATTGACAGAAGAATATATTACTATATGAATAGAAGCTATCATGTAATAGAAATATTCTGATTTTGTATTTTGTTTTTATCTGCAGCTCATCTCAATTGTTGGAATCACTTCCACTTCCAAATGTGAGAATACTTCTCTATGTTAATATTCTCACTCCATAACTACAATAATTTGACTACTCATGTGTTCTTTAATGTGATGATTTTGTATGATATGATACAGATTAAATGGATTTGTCCTACTGCTCCTACCCGTCCCGTGGCGATACTCGGCGGTTTTCCCTGCACTGCAtgtaatatttttaaaataaaaaaaataacttTTTTCACCCTCTTTGTTAATTGAATTAGAGCATTAAACAAGTGTGATTAACTTGGTGATTGAATATTAATCTGCAGGGTTTGATGTGGGAGAACTTTCAGAAGATGGTCCTGATGATTGGGAAGGTTTAGATGCTTCAGCAGCACATATTGCTAACTTGCTGTCAACAGAGCCAGCTGATGGTACTTTTCAAAGCTTTCATTGAATCAATAATAACATAATACATTTACGTAAGAGTTAGCTCGTTAGTGAAGACTTTGAGATTTGAGAGTGTGCTCCTCTTAAGGTCTCAGGTTCAAATCCTGCTATATGCTAACAATTTTTGTGTTAGGTCAATCTATACAGAGCTTTGCTCTGACTTTAAATGGGACCCCCGAATTAATAGATTTTAGGGTCAGGGTCAGATACCgaattttcaaaacaaaaaaatttatattattttttgGACCTTAATTAAAGTTGGAATCTTGAATTAATGTTATTTGACTATTATATGGCAGTGAAAGTTGGTATTGGAGGGTTCAGCATGGGTGCAGCAATAGCATTATACTCTTCAACTTGTTATGCCATGGGAAGGTATGGAAATGGCATCCCATATCCTGTCTGTTTAAGAGCAGTTGTTGGACTCAGTGGTTGGCTTCCAGGATCAAGGTATCATCATATACTGATAATAACTTTAAAACATGTATTATTTTTCTCATCAGTTTCACTATAATTATAATCATTTCTCCATTGGGTTGGAACCTGCTATCTTGTAGGAGCTTAGGGAGCAAGATAGAAGTTTCACACGAATCACGAAGGCGAGCTGCTTCGTTACCGATTTTACTATGCCATGGAATCAGTACGTATCTAAAAATCTAAATGCTGGTGTAACTAATTCACGAAGTTTTCAATTCAACCGTCTGATCTCAAAATAACGACAGAGAATTCAT containing:
- the LOC127087547 gene encoding uncharacterized protein LOC127087547, with amino-acid sequence MSHAHSHTGSGSRTTRRAFEFGKTHVVRPKGKHQATIVWLHGLGDNGLSSSQLLESLPLPNIKWICPTAPTRPVAILGGFPCTAWFDVGELSEDGPDDWEGLDASAAHIANLLSTEPADVKVGIGGFSMGAAIALYSSTCYAMGRYGNGIPYPVCLRAVVGLSGWLPGSRSLGSKIEVSHESRRRAASLPILLCHGISDDVVHCKYGEKSAQSLSSAGFRYIAFKSYEGLGHYTVPREMDEVSTWLSSRLGLEGFSS